One part of the Amycolatopsis lurida genome encodes these proteins:
- a CDS encoding CDGSH iron-sulfur domain-containing protein: MDGQGAQRPAPATVVVCQDGPVIIRGDYDLRSQTDEPIDPQRKTIALCRCGRSLQKPFCDGSHIWAKGVGNGDRTNRT; encoded by the coding sequence ATGGACGGGCAGGGAGCGCAGCGGCCCGCGCCGGCCACCGTCGTGGTGTGCCAGGACGGCCCGGTCATCATCCGCGGGGACTACGACCTGCGCAGCCAGACCGACGAACCGATCGATCCGCAGCGCAAGACCATCGCGCTCTGCCGGTGCGGACGTTCACTGCAGAAGCCGTTCTGCGACGGCAGCCATATCTGGGCGAAGGGCGTCGGCAATGGAGATCGAACGAACCGGACGTGA
- a CDS encoding alpha/beta fold hydrolase, with translation MSTQDSHFTVHHDGVAIQVSRGGRGRPLVLCPGLLTTQADLCELIELLRRDHDVVAFDLRGHGLTSAADRYTFEAFLGDFGAVMAESDHHAPLLVGHSLGADLAVHYAADHPDAVSGLVLVDGANPVPEPFLTEADLPEFRAMAEGLRHEFERVAGTARQVLLAPQDFLDLNIEIEAVRSGILDRYREIDCPIHLIMSTSMAGNGDDDRARWRNENWRAGAERLARERPHLSTSWLDAHHRLVVTHAPEIARLIRDAGKATC, from the coding sequence ATGAGCACGCAGGACAGCCACTTCACGGTCCACCACGACGGCGTCGCGATCCAGGTCTCCCGCGGCGGCCGGGGACGGCCACTGGTCCTGTGTCCCGGGCTTCTCACGACACAGGCCGACCTGTGCGAGCTGATCGAGCTCCTGCGCCGCGACCACGATGTGGTGGCCTTCGACCTCAGGGGCCATGGCCTCACCTCGGCCGCCGACCGGTACACCTTCGAAGCGTTCCTCGGCGATTTCGGCGCCGTCATGGCGGAGTCGGATCACCACGCGCCCCTGCTCGTGGGACATTCGCTGGGCGCGGACCTGGCCGTGCACTACGCCGCCGACCATCCGGACGCCGTATCCGGGCTCGTCCTCGTCGACGGCGCGAACCCGGTGCCCGAACCGTTCCTCACCGAGGCCGATCTGCCGGAGTTCCGTGCGATGGCGGAGGGACTGCGACACGAGTTCGAGCGGGTCGCGGGCACCGCGCGTCAGGTGCTGCTGGCCCCTCAGGACTTCCTCGACCTGAACATCGAGATCGAAGCGGTGCGTTCCGGCATCCTCGACCGGTACCGGGAGATCGACTGCCCGATCCACCTGATCATGTCGACCTCGATGGCCGGGAACGGCGACGACGATCGAGCGCGGTGGCGCAACGAGAACTGGCGGGCCGGAGCCGAACGGCTCGCCCGCGAACGGCCGCACCTCTCGACGTCGTGGCTCGACGCCCACCACCGGCTCGTCGTCACCCACGCTCCGGAGATCGCCCGGTTGATCCGCGACGCCGGCAAGGCGACCTGCTGA
- a CDS encoding pyridoxal-phosphate dependent enzyme, with protein MTLPAELHGPVPGRTPMLNAVTRYRGRTTNLWLKLEQENPFGSIKDRVAYSLLSSIFESGVLCGGIIESTSGNLGVALARYAQICGVEFTAVVDPRTSRKLVRQMRSADAKIVEVTEPDETRGYLLSRLAYIRDRMAVEDLLVWPNQYENPANPRAHSEGTAPEIFATVPRGELDVFLGVSTGGTVRGFTDYVERNRLSWRCVAVDEVGSVALGGPPATRSLNGIGASRSSSFVDGRACLNVKVTAAEAVAACDWVASELGVRVGGSSGAAVAGAVRWIREGLGAEHVVVVCPDGGDRYEDTIYSPGWRRAKELTARAEMEFPEVCSARVVDNSLVLL; from the coding sequence ATGACGTTGCCCGCTGAACTGCACGGCCCGGTGCCGGGCAGAACCCCGATGTTGAACGCCGTGACGAGGTATCGCGGCAGAACGACGAATCTCTGGTTGAAACTGGAACAGGAGAATCCGTTCGGGTCCATCAAGGACAGAGTGGCGTACTCGCTGCTTTCCTCGATCTTCGAGTCGGGTGTGCTCTGCGGAGGGATCATCGAGTCGACGTCCGGAAACCTGGGCGTCGCGCTGGCGAGGTATGCCCAGATCTGCGGCGTGGAATTCACGGCCGTCGTCGATCCGCGGACGTCGCGCAAGCTCGTGCGGCAGATGCGGAGCGCGGACGCGAAGATCGTGGAAGTGACCGAACCCGACGAGACGCGCGGCTACCTGCTTTCCCGGCTCGCCTACATCCGCGACCGGATGGCCGTCGAGGATCTGCTCGTGTGGCCGAACCAGTACGAGAATCCGGCCAACCCCCGCGCGCATTCCGAGGGGACCGCGCCGGAGATCTTCGCCACCGTTCCCCGTGGCGAACTCGATGTCTTCCTCGGAGTGTCGACCGGCGGGACCGTTCGCGGGTTCACGGACTACGTCGAGCGGAACAGGCTGTCCTGGCGGTGCGTCGCGGTGGACGAGGTGGGATCCGTCGCGCTCGGTGGTCCGCCGGCGACTCGCAGCCTGAACGGGATCGGCGCGAGCCGGAGCTCGTCCTTCGTGGACGGGCGGGCCTGCCTGAACGTGAAGGTGACCGCCGCCGAAGCGGTGGCCGCGTGCGACTGGGTCGCGAGCGAACTGGGCGTCCGGGTCGGCGGCAGCTCGGGAGCCGCCGTGGCCGGTGCCGTGCGGTGGATCCGCGAGGGGCTCGGCGCGGAGCACGTGGTCGTCGTCTGCCCGGACGGCGGCGACCGATACGAGGACACGATCTATTCGCCGGGCTGGCGCCGAGCGAAGGAACTCACCGCGCGGGCGGAGATGGAATTCCCCGAGGTGTGCTCGGCGCGGGTCGTGGACAATTCGCTGGTCTTGCTCTGA
- a CDS encoding ornithine carbamoyltransferase — protein sequence MVGFLSLDDVDTDELHKIVGRSATVLDQPDPLEKRLSGKVLGVYFAKTSTRTRTAFSTAALRLGASIVQYGPGDLQLNTGESLHDTGRMFGAMLDGLVMRTAGPLEDMRVVARSGGLPVVNAMAAQEHPTQGVCDAAAMLRHFGRVDGLSVLYVGEGNNTAVALGKILSTYRDVTVVFATPKGYGLDAALLDSLREKGAESGTRFVETHDLDTVDITADVVYTTRWQTTGTAKPSADWREDFRPFHVDDEVMARWPEAVFMHDLPAHRGDEVKGSVLDGDRSIAWEQARMKYGSAVAILEWIYRDSGQSAR from the coding sequence ATGGTTGGATTTCTTTCTCTCGATGACGTGGACACCGACGAACTGCACAAGATCGTCGGACGGTCGGCCACAGTGCTCGACCAGCCGGACCCCTTGGAGAAAAGGTTGTCCGGCAAGGTACTCGGTGTCTACTTCGCCAAGACTTCGACGCGGACGCGGACCGCGTTCTCGACGGCCGCATTGCGGCTCGGGGCTTCGATCGTCCAATACGGTCCCGGCGATCTTCAGCTCAACACCGGTGAATCCCTGCACGACACCGGACGGATGTTCGGCGCGATGCTCGACGGACTGGTGATGCGCACCGCGGGCCCGCTCGAGGACATGCGGGTGGTGGCCCGCAGCGGGGGATTGCCCGTCGTCAACGCGATGGCCGCCCAGGAACACCCGACTCAGGGTGTTTGTGACGCCGCGGCGATGCTCCGGCACTTCGGCCGGGTGGACGGCTTGTCGGTGTTGTACGTCGGCGAGGGGAACAACACCGCCGTGGCGCTGGGGAAGATCTTGAGCACCTATCGCGACGTCACGGTGGTTTTCGCCACCCCGAAGGGATATGGGCTCGACGCCGCGCTGCTCGATTCGTTGCGGGAGAAGGGCGCGGAGTCGGGTACACGTTTCGTCGAGACCCACGATCTCGATACGGTCGACATCACGGCCGACGTCGTCTACACGACTCGCTGGCAGACCACGGGAACGGCGAAGCCGAGCGCGGACTGGCGGGAGGACTTCCGTCCGTTCCATGTGGACGACGAGGTCATGGCCCGGTGGCCGGAGGCGGTTTTCATGCACGACCTGCCCGCGCACCGCGGCGACGAGGTCAAGGGATCGGTGCTCGACGGAGATCGTTCGATCGCCTGGGAGCAGGCGCGGATGAAGTACGGCAGCGCGGTCGCGATCCTGGAATGGATCTATCGGGACTCCGGGCAATCGGCTCGGTGA
- a CDS encoding cytochrome P450 has protein sequence MTGAAEYPFTDTEPLRCPVEFIRRQDEEPVGRVRLASGEDAWLVTRYADIRGLLGDSRFRPWVPGTGSADGGGLLFTMSGPEHARLRRIAAKALTPRRIELLRPRLEAIAAESAAKLISQGPPADVVNEYAIPFALAALNELLGVPQAARDELRGWTDSIVAVFTAPNYEEMAEAAQKLGDYFAQLVEAKRNAPGDDLLTGLIEARDDSGDSLRPEEITQLAFAIMIAGYVPPANTLAQAVLRLAVEPALPRDPAGIPVLVEELLRQDQGSATDQGRVAAEDAEIGGVPIRAGEFVLAPLRAGNHDRRRFPEPDLVDLSRKPGHLTFGHGPHHCLGAALARAELQVGITALLAAAPRLRLAVPFDELAWRPMFLTLRGPVTVPITW, from the coding sequence ACTGGGGCAGCCGAATACCCGTTCACGGACACGGAACCCTTGCGGTGTCCCGTGGAGTTCATCCGCCGTCAGGACGAGGAGCCCGTCGGCCGGGTACGCCTGGCCTCCGGTGAGGACGCCTGGCTCGTCACCCGCTATGCCGACATCCGGGGATTGCTCGGCGATTCACGATTCCGCCCCTGGGTACCCGGGACCGGCTCGGCCGACGGCGGAGGATTGCTCTTCACCATGTCGGGCCCCGAGCACGCGCGGCTGCGGCGGATCGCCGCCAAGGCACTCACCCCGCGCCGGATCGAGCTGTTGCGCCCGAGACTGGAAGCCATCGCGGCGGAGTCGGCCGCGAAACTGATCTCGCAAGGCCCTCCCGCCGACGTGGTGAACGAGTACGCGATCCCCTTCGCGCTCGCCGCACTCAACGAACTTCTCGGTGTCCCGCAGGCGGCTCGCGACGAGCTGCGGGGTTGGACCGACAGCATCGTCGCGGTGTTCACCGCGCCGAACTACGAGGAAATGGCCGAAGCGGCCCAAAAACTGGGCGACTACTTCGCGCAACTGGTGGAGGCCAAGCGGAACGCACCCGGCGACGATCTGCTGACCGGCCTGATCGAAGCCCGCGACGACTCCGGCGACTCGTTGCGCCCGGAGGAGATCACGCAGCTCGCCTTCGCGATCATGATCGCCGGATACGTCCCGCCGGCGAACACGCTGGCGCAAGCCGTACTGCGGCTGGCCGTCGAACCGGCACTCCCCCGCGATCCCGCCGGGATCCCCGTCTTGGTCGAGGAACTCCTGCGACAGGACCAGGGTTCGGCCACGGACCAAGGGCGAGTCGCCGCCGAGGACGCCGAAATCGGCGGAGTTCCGATCCGTGCGGGCGAATTCGTCCTCGCGCCCTTGCGCGCGGGCAACCACGATCGCAGGCGCTTTCCGGAACCGGACCTGGTCGATCTTTCCCGGAAGCCCGGTCACCTCACTTTCGGGCACGGGCCACACCATTGTCTCGGAGCCGCACTGGCCCGCGCGGAGCTTCAGGTGGGTATCACCGCGTTGCTCGCCGCCGCACCACGGCTGCGGCTCGCCGTGCCGTTCGACGAACTCGCCTGGCGGCCGATGTTCCTCACCCTCCGCGGCCCCGTCACCGTCCCGATCACCTGGTGA
- a CDS encoding LysE family translocator: MTLFTLLAFTAAAAVIVIVPGPDQALLLQTSAAAGRPAAVRTAAGVLLGIVLWGVASVVGLSALLANGSVAFRIVTVIGAAYLMWLGIMALRSALSPPSPAPKREDRGNTGFFLRGLLMNCLNPKIGLFYLSILPQFLPGSAASALGAELVLFAIYVTVSALWLFGFAFAAGSLHPFLNRPRVKRSLDSVVGVILLGLGVIALVGV, translated from the coding sequence TTGACGCTTTTCACTTTGCTCGCTTTCACGGCCGCGGCGGCGGTCATCGTCATCGTTCCGGGGCCGGATCAAGCGCTGCTGCTCCAGACGAGTGCCGCCGCCGGGCGTCCGGCGGCGGTGCGCACCGCCGCCGGGGTCCTGCTCGGCATCGTCCTATGGGGTGTCGCTTCGGTGGTGGGGCTGTCGGCGCTGCTGGCCAACGGCAGTGTGGCCTTCCGGATCGTCACCGTGATCGGAGCGGCTTATCTGATGTGGCTCGGGATCATGGCCTTGCGGTCCGCGTTGTCGCCGCCGTCCCCCGCGCCGAAACGGGAAGATCGCGGGAACACGGGTTTCTTTCTGCGCGGGCTGCTCATGAACTGCCTTAACCCGAAGATCGGCCTGTTCTATCTCTCGATTCTTCCGCAGTTCCTCCCGGGCTCGGCGGCCTCGGCCCTCGGCGCCGAACTCGTGCTTTTCGCCATCTATGTCACGGTGAGCGCCCTGTGGCTGTTCGGGTTCGCGTTCGCGGCCGGAAGCCTCCATCCGTTCCTGAATCGGCCGCGGGTCAAGAGATCGTTGGATTCGGTGGTGGGCGTGATCTTGCTGGGACTCGGAGTCATCGCCTTGGTGGGAGTGTGA
- a CDS encoding iron-containing redox enzyme family protein, with protein MSEILIRAFQHPPEAEDESALEAIPASEIETLSDEDLQLSLFLCYGLQYCLFGETAQHWEWETSLIGLRKRLEVRFARELRETAGQLPVVDVEKLPEFLMDLGKPSPGRSLSRYLKQDATMEQFQEFLMHRSVYSLMEADHHSLVIPRVRGGGKPALVEIQADEYGGGIPGRLHSQLFELTLNELGMLTEFGSYFEDVPACSLTTVNVISYFGTYGRHRGAMLGNLAMTEIGSHYVNRNFRNGLQRLNGSDDSWLFFQEHIVADAVHEQLAAYDMCGRFVRDNPREVSDMVFGAVVTAELGARANEHMLSSWERGESSLRGAASVAAG; from the coding sequence CGGCTCTGGAGGCGATTCCGGCGAGTGAGATCGAAACCCTCTCCGACGAGGATCTGCAGCTGAGCCTGTTCCTGTGTTACGGGCTCCAGTACTGCCTGTTCGGCGAAACGGCGCAACACTGGGAATGGGAGACCTCCCTGATCGGCTTGCGGAAGCGGCTCGAAGTCCGCTTCGCCCGTGAGCTCAGGGAAACGGCGGGACAGCTCCCGGTGGTGGACGTGGAGAAGCTTCCCGAGTTTCTGATGGACCTCGGGAAGCCGAGCCCTGGCCGCTCTCTTTCGCGCTACCTCAAGCAGGACGCGACGATGGAGCAGTTCCAGGAGTTCCTCATGCACCGCTCCGTCTACAGTCTCATGGAAGCGGACCACCACAGCCTCGTCATCCCGCGTGTCCGCGGCGGCGGCAAACCGGCACTGGTGGAGATCCAGGCCGACGAGTACGGGGGCGGGATCCCTGGCCGCCTGCATTCCCAATTGTTCGAGCTGACGCTGAACGAGCTCGGAATGCTCACCGAATTCGGCTCGTACTTCGAGGACGTCCCGGCTTGTTCGCTGACGACGGTGAACGTGATATCGTATTTCGGGACCTACGGTCGGCACCGAGGTGCGATGCTCGGAAATCTCGCGATGACGGAAATCGGCTCGCACTACGTGAATCGCAATTTCCGGAACGGGCTGCAACGACTGAACGGGTCGGACGATTCGTGGCTGTTCTTCCAGGAGCACATCGTGGCCGACGCCGTCCACGAGCAGCTCGCCGCCTACGACATGTGCGGCCGATTCGTACGGGACAATCCGCGCGAGGTGTCCGACATGGTCTTCGGTGCCGTCGTGACGGCCGAGTTGGGCGCGCGGGCCAACGAACACATGCTGTCGTCCTGGGAACGCGGTGAGTCCTCTCTCCGCGGCGCGGCCTCCGTGGCCGCCGGCTGA
- a CDS encoding MerR family transcriptional regulator: MLTIGELASYAGVTVRAVRHYHAKGLLPEPGRDHSGYRRYDAGAVVELIRIRTLAEAGVPLSRVRDLLRAGKEEFAAAVTDIDERLRAEIRQRQLHRERIARLASGDGLVLPPEVVEILDRLRAHGVDERIVEVERDGWILLAAHSPERVPEWAARKREQITDPPLLAFYLTLGQALDRPGDDPELVELADELAMYITRMADERNEAHVGDTEVAPPFAELMDTLAFDTAPPARRLIELLRTRGWTGWTKLERVAVHPREFGPG, encoded by the coding sequence ATGTTGACCATCGGTGAGCTGGCGTCGTACGCGGGGGTGACGGTGCGCGCGGTGCGGCACTATCACGCCAAGGGACTGCTGCCGGAGCCCGGACGCGACCACTCCGGCTACCGGAGGTACGACGCCGGTGCCGTGGTCGAGCTGATCAGGATCAGGACTCTCGCCGAAGCCGGGGTCCCGCTGTCGCGAGTGCGGGACCTGCTCCGGGCCGGGAAGGAGGAATTCGCCGCGGCGGTCACCGACATCGACGAGCGGTTGCGAGCCGAGATCCGGCAGCGGCAGCTGCATCGCGAGCGGATCGCCCGGCTCGCCTCCGGGGACGGTCTCGTACTGCCCCCGGAGGTGGTCGAGATCCTCGATCGGCTGCGGGCGCACGGTGTCGACGAGCGGATCGTCGAGGTCGAACGGGACGGCTGGATCCTGCTGGCGGCACACTCACCCGAGCGGGTCCCGGAGTGGGCGGCGCGCAAGCGGGAGCAGATCACCGACCCACCGCTCCTCGCTTTCTATCTCACCCTGGGGCAGGCTCTCGACCGGCCGGGCGACGATCCCGAACTGGTCGAACTGGCCGACGAGCTGGCCATGTACATCACGCGGATGGCCGACGAGCGGAACGAGGCCCATGTCGGCGATACCGAGGTCGCCCCACCGTTCGCCGAACTGATGGACACACTGGCCTTCGACACCGCTCCGCCGGCCCGCCGCCTGATCGAGCTGTTGAGAACGCGAGGCTGGACCGGCTGGACGAAGCTCGAACGCGTGGCAGTTCATCCCCGCGAGTTCGGCCCCGGATAG